The genomic stretch TTCGGCTACCCCGAGCGGCTGGCCACGATGCGGGCCGACTTCGCCGGCGCCTTGCTGGCTGCCCACCTGCCCGGCGAGGCCAGGGCCATGCTGAACCTCGCCGTGCCCGACCTCGAGGCGTGCGGTGCCCGGGCGGCGCTGGCGGAGGCGCGGCTGAAGCTCGCCCAGGTGGAGCTGCTGACCGGCGACCCGCACCGGGCCCGGCAGGTGGCCGAGCAGGCGGCGGACGAGCTTGCCGCGCAGGACCGCACGTCGTGGCTGCCGCTGGCCAGGGAGGTGGTGCTGCGCTCCCGCCTGGCCCTCGAACCCGTCACGCCGGCCCTGGTCGCCGAGTTGATCGCGGGTGCGGACGAGCTGGAGGGCGGAGGAGCCCACCTGGCAGCGGCGGCAGCGCTGCGGCTGGTCGCGGCCGAAGCGGCGCTCGCCGTGGACGATCATCCGACGGCCTCGGCGCAGCTGGCCCGCCTCACCCGGCACGCCGATCGGGAGGAACACGACGACCCGGGCGATCAGTGCCCACCCCCGGGCGCGCGGCTCACCTCGCTGACCTCGCCCGCCGCCGAGCCGCGGGCCAGGCGGCCGGCACGGGCGTCGCAGATCCCGGTCCCGGTACGCCAGCACGCGCTCGCGCTGGAGGCGGCGCTGCAGGAGGACATCCCCGGGGCCTTTCTGGCGGTGTGTGACGGGCTGGCGGAGGTGACCGAGCAGGTGGGGACGTTCGCCGACCCGTCGTTGCGGGCCCACGTCGCCAGGGCCGGGGAGCGGCTGGCGGCGTTCGGGCTGGGGCTGGCCGTGCGCTCTGGAGGGCCCGGTGACGTGTTCGAGTGGGCGGAGCGGTGGCGGGCCGTCACGGCGCCCGCCCATGCCTGCGCGCTGGCGGATCCCGAGCGGGTGCGGGCGGAGCTGGGGCGGCGGGCTCTGGTGGAGTATGTGGTCGACGGGGAGTCGCTGCTGGCGGTGGTGATCGCCGCGGATCGGGTGCTGCTGCGGTGGCTGGGGGCGGTGCGGGCGGTCGAGGAGGCCATCGTGCGGCTGCGGTACGCGGTCCGGCGGCGGGCGGAGGCGCGAGACCGGCTACACGAGCAGGAGACCCCGGGGCAGGGCTCGACCGGCGTTCCAGGGCTGAGCTCGACCGGCATCCCAGGCCCGGGCTCGACCGGCGTTCTGGGGCTGCGGCCGGATGGGGACAAGGATCTCGAGGTCGCGGCCGGGGAGCTCGAGCGGCTGGTGTTCGGGCCACTGGCGGCGGACGTGGGTGACGCGCCGCTGGTGGTGGTGCCCGTGGGTGCGCTGCACACGCTGCCGTGGGGAGCGCTGCCGTTCCTGCGCGAACGCCCGGTGAACGTGGCGGCCAGCGCGGCCGCCTGGATCCGGGCACGGCAAGCCCCTCGCCGGGACGGGTCTCCCGTGGTGGTCGCGGCGGCCGGACCGGCGCTGGCTCACGCGCATGCCGAGGTGGCGCATGTGCTGGCCTGCCATCCGGGCGGGCGGGAGGTGCCGGGGCGCACCGAGGCGGTACTGGAGGCGCTGGCGGTCGCGGACGTGCTGCATCTGGCGGCGCACGGAGTGTTCCACGCGCGTAGCCCGCTGGTGTCCGGGATCACGCTGGAGGACGGCTCGCTCATGGCGTACGACGTGCTGAACGTGGCTCGATCGCCGGAGCTCGCGGTGCTTTCCGCCTGCAATTCGGGCATGTCCCGCACACCGGTGGAGGGCGCACCTCTGGGACTGCCCGGAACCTTCCTGGCCAAGGGATCATCCTGCGTGATCGCCGGCCTGGTGCCCGTGCGGGACGAGGCGGCGCGGGCGGTGATGAGCATGTTCCACGAGCTCGTCGCGGCCGGACAGCCGCCGGACGCGGCCCTGGCCCACGCCTCGGCGAAGACCGGAGTCTACGAGTTCACGTGCTTCGGCGCCGGCGACCGGCCGCTGTATCAGCCGGTGGCCACGGGTCTCGAAGGGTCGGCCACCCAGTTGGACCAGGAGCCCACGTAGAGTGCGGCGGGCAGGCCCGCCACCTCGAGCGCGAGCACCTCGTGCGCGGCCGTCACCCCCGAGCCGCAGTACGCCCCCGCCTGGACCCCCTCGCCCACGCCCAGCTCCGCGAACCTGGCCCGGAGCGCGGCAGGATCGAGGAACCTGCCGTCGGGCCCGACGTTGTCCATGGTCGGCGCGCTGACGGCCCCGGGAACGTGCCCGGCCACCGGATCGACCGGCTCCACCTCGCCCCGGTAGCGTTCGGCCGCCCTCGCGTCGAGCAGCACGCCCTCGGCCGCCAGCGCGGCCGCCTGCTCAGCGGTCAGCACCGGCATCCCGCCGGGCCGCGCCGTGAAGTCCCCTTCCTTCACCGACGGTGTCTCCTTCGTGGTCGGCAGCCGGGCCGCGGTCCACGCGGACAGGCCGCCGTCAAGCACGCGGACGTCCTGGTGCCCGAAATACCGCAGTGCCCACCACGCCCTGGCGGCGACGGTGGAGCCGACGTCGTCATAGACCACCACCGGCCGGTCGTCGCGCACCCCGAGGCGGCGCATCGCGCTCTGGAACGCCTCCGCCTCAGGCAGGGGGTGCCGGCCGCCCGCGCCGGGAGGGGCCGCGAGATCGGTGTCGAGGTCGCAGTAGACGGCGCCCGGAATGTGACCTTCACGGTAGAGCTCGATCCCGGGCGGGCCGCCGAGCCGCCAGCGTACGTCCAGCAGCGTCACGTCGCCGAGCGCGGCGAGTCCCTCCGGAGTGATCAGCGGACCCGCCGACGGGTTCGTCGGGAAGCTCGTCACAGGCGTACCTCCAGGATCATTGACCGCCCCGGACCGGTCACGTGCGGACCTCCAGGAGCGGGATGTTCTGCTCGGCCGGCGTCATCGAACCGTGGTACCCGATGAAGATGGCCTCGATCGGGTGCGCGCTCGGCGCGAGGATGGCCAGGTCGGTGTAGGGGACGGCGACGACGTCGCCGATGCGCTGCAGCCACGCCTCGCGTACCCGCGGCCCGAACCAGCCGGACTCCACCGCCTCCTGCCTGGACACTACCCATGCCTTGCCCTGGAAGGTCTCACGCCACGCCTCCAGCACGTGCCGCGCGGCGCCAGGCGCGGCGTAAACGTGCCTGGCCCTGGCCTCGCCGCCGATCAGCGCCACGCCTTCGGTCAGCTCGGGCACGGTCTCCGCGTCGACCTTCTCGGTGGCGTTGACCATGCCGTGGTCGGCGGTGACGTACATCGCCGAGCCGGGCGGCAGCCCTTCGGCCAGCCGCTGGGCCATGTCGTCCACGATGGCCAGTTGCCGCAGCCACTCCTCGCTGCCCCAGCCCGTCAGGTGCCCGGCGGAGTCCAGGTCGCCGTAATAGACGGTGACGTGGGCGGGCCGTGCGCGCATCGCCTCGTGCGTGCGGGCGACGCGCTCGTCCACGGTGTCGGCCGCGAAGTAGCGCACGCCCCGGTAGACGGCCCTGGTCAGGCCCGTGCCCTCGAACTCGGCGGGGGCGACGTAAGCGGGCTCGATGCCGGCGCCGGCGGCCCGCTGGTAGACGGTCTGGGCGGGCTGCCACTGCTCGGGGTCCATCGTGAGGCCGTCGGGCAGCGTCCA from Nonomuraea polychroma encodes the following:
- a CDS encoding CHAT domain-containing protein, which encodes MRDTSEELDPLVTAAEAAMLRSLVDPGHAMHAGQVVLDAARRTGSPEAAAIALRAMALAARELGDLEGAERHLRQAIATPGVPRERVAQARLSLVTVRTERGHPVQALRLAALAWADLSPLDRAKLDTQRAVALAHLGRHQEAVAACDRALRILASAPGTLDNRRFLAGGLLNRGLVHSYRDDWDAAMRDLTACLQISQHAGLHHLARLSAANLPFLAVRRGDIAGAFHHYRDAEDTLFGYPERLATMRADFAGALLAAHLPGEARAMLNLAVPDLEACGARAALAEARLKLAQVELLTGDPHRARQVAEQAADELAAQDRTSWLPLAREVVLRSRLALEPVTPALVAELIAGADELEGGGAHLAAAAALRLVAAEAALAVDDHPTASAQLARLTRHADREEHDDPGDQCPPPGARLTSLTSPAAEPRARRPARASQIPVPVRQHALALEAALQEDIPGAFLAVCDGLAEVTEQVGTFADPSLRAHVARAGERLAAFGLGLAVRSGGPGDVFEWAERWRAVTAPAHACALADPERVRAELGRRALVEYVVDGESLLAVVIAADRVLLRWLGAVRAVEEAIVRLRYAVRRRAEARDRLHEQETPGQGSTGVPGLSSTGIPGPGSTGVLGLRPDGDKDLEVAAGELERLVFGPLAADVGDAPLVVVPVGALHTLPWGALPFLRERPVNVAASAAAWIRARQAPRRDGSPVVVAAAGPALAHAHAEVAHVLACHPGGREVPGRTEAVLEALAVADVLHLAAHGVFHARSPLVSGITLEDGSLMAYDVLNVARSPELAVLSACNSGMSRTPVEGAPLGLPGTFLAKGSSCVIAGLVPVRDEAARAVMSMFHELVAAGQPPDAALAHASAKTGVYEFTCFGAGDRPLYQPVATGLEGSATQLDQEPT
- a CDS encoding sulfurtransferase translates to MTSFPTNPSAGPLITPEGLAALGDVTLLDVRWRLGGPPGIELYREGHIPGAVYCDLDTDLAAPPGAGGRHPLPEAEAFQSAMRRLGVRDDRPVVVYDDVGSTVAARAWWALRYFGHQDVRVLDGGLSAWTAARLPTTKETPSVKEGDFTARPGGMPVLTAEQAAALAAEGVLLDARAAERYRGEVEPVDPVAGHVPGAVSAPTMDNVGPDGRFLDPAALRARFAELGVGEGVQAGAYCGSGVTAAHEVLALEVAGLPAALYVGSWSNWVADPSRPVATG
- a CDS encoding alkaline phosphatase family protein, translated to MLVPGYGGGSLADLPGALLAALGVRGADPETPLGVRGADPETPLVLTPAERVCLFLVDGLGAELLRAHAEAAPFLSGLKSRTLTAGFPATTVTSLCSLGTGLPPGEHGMLGLTLAVPGTGQLFNCLRWTLPDGLTMDPEQWQPAQTVYQRAAGAGIEPAYVAPAEFEGTGLTRAVYRGVRYFAADTVDERVARTHEAMRARPAHVTVYYGDLDSAGHLTGWGSEEWLRQLAIVDDMAQRLAEGLPPGSAMYVTADHGMVNATEKVDAETVPELTEGVALIGGEARARHVYAAPGAARHVLEAWRETFQGKAWVVSRQEAVESGWFGPRVREAWLQRIGDVVAVPYTDLAILAPSAHPIEAIFIGYHGSMTPAEQNIPLLEVRT